DNA from Candidatus Eisenbacteria bacterium:
ACTCACCCTGCACATATCTCAGCCACTCCTGGTATCCCAGAGTTTTGAATCCAGGGGCATTGGGGGACAATCCCTCATCGAGAAGTTCCCGTATCTCACCCACGAGACCGGCCTCGACCATCGCCCGACAGCGATCAGTGATCCTCTCCCGGAGATCATTCGGATCTCGTGCCAAAAAAAAGATCAAGGGCCCCTGACGGAGGTCATATGAACCATGTCCCGAACGATGCCATCCGCTAAGGGGTATCCCGGTTTGATGCCAGACCTCGAGAGCCCGAAGAATCCGCTGGGCATCCCGCGGCGCGATCCTGCCCGCCGTCTCCGGGTCAACTTCCCTCAGCCGCTGATGCAGCGCCTCACCGCCACTCTTATCCCATTCCCGGCGGAGTGCTTCCCGAAGGGATGGATCAATCTCCGGCATTGGATCGATGCGTCCCAGGATGGCATCAATGTACAGCCCCGAGCCACCGGCGGCGAGAAAGCGGCGCCTTTGATTTCGTGCCTTCCGAAGCTCATCGTGGAAGGCCTTGGAGAAACGCGCCGCCGATGATGGAGTATCGGGATTCCAGATATCCAATAAGCGATGGATTTCGCGCTCCGAAATTTCAGCCGGCTTCCCAGTCGCTCTATCGAGACGGCGGTAGGCCTGCCGGGCGTCAATCGAGAGGATTAGGGCCTCTCCACTGCGGGCGATGGTCAGAGCAACATCGGTTTTACCGACACCGGTAGGCCCCACAATGAAGGGAATGCGGCGCACGGAAGGAACCGCAGATCGGTCAGGAACGATGGAAGCGCCGGTCAAGGTCTTCAACCCGGAGTTCGACATAGGTAGGACGGCCGTGGGGATCGCCGTGCGGAACTTCAGCGGCGAAGAGGTCTTCAAGAAGTCGCCGCATCTCTTCCGGATGCAATTCGGTGCCTGATTTTACAGCGCATCGGCAAGCAAAAGCCTTCGCCAGCGCCTCAAGCGCCTCACCCTTGCGGGACTCCGGTGTGATCATCTCATCGAGGATTTCAGCAAGAAGGTTTGGTGCGACCGGCTTATGCGTCAACTGCGGCACACCCTGGACAATGAGGCTCGTCTTTCCGAAGAGTTCCGCTTCAAAACCGATCCGCTTCAATTCCCCAGCAACCTTTTCGTACGCCTCCACCCGCTCTTCCCCCACTTCCAGCACCTGGGGAAAAAGAAGTTTCTGGCTGTGCATCTCTTCCGATCCCCAGCGTCCCAGAGCCTTCTCATAGAGGATCCGCTCATGAGCCGCATGCTGATCGACGATGATAATTGTTTTCGATCTGGGGACGACGATATAGCGCCGGTCCATTTGCCAAGGAGCCGCACTTTGAGCCATCAGCGTCTCCGTATCGCTGGAATCAAACCCATCTTTCACACAGACACCGGCCTCAGGGGCCGGCAAACCGTAGAGACTTTGCGCGACCGCTTTCCCATCCGGCACGGATGACCGGATACCCGGGGACAATGCTACGGGCTGATAACCCGCCGGCGACGAGAAACCGACGGTCGGCTTAAAGGCCGTCGTTACCTGGCCGACAACCCGCAGAATCTCTCGAAAAACCCGGTCGTCATGATATATTTTTACCTCGCGTTTCGTGGGATGAACATTTACATCCATCATTTCCGGATCCATTGTTAAAAAGAGGACGGCGTAGGGGTGCCGGCCCGGAGGCAGAAGATCACCATAACCCTGTCTGAGAGCCTGAATGATCAGGCTCGAAACAATAGCCCGCCCGTTGGCAAAGTGCATCTGATGCGCGGGTGAAGGCCTGGCTCGTTCGGGAGAGCCGATAAATCCCTCAATATGAATTTGTGCATTTTTATTCCGGTTCCCGAGAACACCCTCCAATTCGGCGGAATAGTTGACCGGAACAATATCTTTCAATATGTCGGGCCCCGCCAGGGCCGCGAGCCGCTCTTCTAAGCTCTGTGTGGGAACGAGATCCAAGATCGTGCGCTCATCCACGGAGTAAACCCAATGAACGGGGAGACTCAGCATTGAGTATTGTTCAACATAGCGCCGCGCCTGCCGGATCTCCGATGAGGGTGAGCCGAGGCTCTTCTTGCGGGCCGGTGTATTGTAAAAGAGATCCTCAACCAGAACTGTAGTGCCTTGGGAACGGGCCGCGGGCTCCGGCCGGTTCACTTTCCCCCCCTCTGTTATAATCCGCCAGGCTGTATCGGCTGATTCCCACCGGGTCGTGAGGGTCAAACGGCTGACCCGGGCAATCGAGGGCAGAGCCTCTCCGCGAAATCCCAGTGTCGTGATCCGGTCCAGATCGGCTTCCATCGACAGTTTACTTGTTGCGTGACGCTCCATGGCGACAACGAGATCCTCCGGGGCGATCCCCTGTCCGTTATCGGCGACCTCCATTGATTGGTCAAGCCGTCCGCGGATGCGGATGCGGATCTCACTCGACTGCGCATCAACGCTGTTTTCCACCAGCTCTTTAATAACCGAGCTGGGGCGGGCGATCATCTCCCCGGCGGCGATTCGTGAGATGACACTTTCGGGCAATCTATGAATGCGGAGGCTCACGATCAACTCGCTGGTAATTCATCCGGTCTCTCATCCGGATGATAAGGTTCAGCTGATTGTACAAGAAGACGGGCGCGGTCCCAAAAATATTTCCAGGAAGCGATAGTGCCGACATTCTTGAGGAGGGGGTAAATTTCGTTCCACGCCTTCTCGACCCCGTCCCCGATCCAACTCACTTCAATAATGAGACCGTCGGCCTTCTGACGAAGGCGGCCCGACCCGGCGCACGCTTCCGTCTTCCAAAGATGTCCTT
Protein-coding regions in this window:
- the miaA gene encoding tRNA (adenosine(37)-N6)-dimethylallyltransferase MiaA; its protein translation is MKTLTGASIVPDRSAVPSVRRIPFIVGPTGVGKTDVALTIARSGEALILSIDARQAYRRLDRATGKPAEISEREIHRLLDIWNPDTPSSAARFSKAFHDELRKARNQRRRFLAAGGSGLYIDAILGRIDPMPEIDPSLREALRREWDKSGGEALHQRLREVDPETAGRIAPRDAQRILRALEVWHQTGIPLSGWHRSGHGSYDLRQGPLIFFLARDPNDLRERITDRCRAMVEAGLVGEIRELLDEGLSPNAPGFKTLGYQEWLRYVQGECDEKSAMDQMILKTWQYARRQMTWFRNRYIGIKRIEIPPDEPAGDTAARIVRQLPGEWGTSESEP
- the mutL gene encoding DNA mismatch repair endonuclease MutL — translated: MSLRIHRLPESVISRIAAGEMIARPSSVIKELVENSVDAQSSEIRIRIRGRLDQSMEVADNGQGIAPEDLVVAMERHATSKLSMEADLDRITTLGFRGEALPSIARVSRLTLTTRWESADTAWRIITEGGKVNRPEPAARSQGTTVLVEDLFYNTPARKKSLGSPSSEIRQARRYVEQYSMLSLPVHWVYSVDERTILDLVPTQSLEERLAALAGPDILKDIVPVNYSAELEGVLGNRNKNAQIHIEGFIGSPERARPSPAHQMHFANGRAIVSSLIIQALRQGYGDLLPPGRHPYAVLFLTMDPEMMDVNVHPTKREVKIYHDDRVFREILRVVGQVTTAFKPTVGFSSPAGYQPVALSPGIRSSVPDGKAVAQSLYGLPAPEAGVCVKDGFDSSDTETLMAQSAAPWQMDRRYIVVPRSKTIIIVDQHAAHERILYEKALGRWGSEEMHSQKLLFPQVLEVGEERVEAYEKVAGELKRIGFEAELFGKTSLIVQGVPQLTHKPVAPNLLAEILDEMITPESRKGEALEALAKAFACRCAVKSGTELHPEEMRRLLEDLFAAEVPHGDPHGRPTYVELRVEDLDRRFHRS